From the genome of Acidisarcina sp., one region includes:
- a CDS encoding 4Fe-4S binding protein produces the protein MTTRPSYPPLAVAVANETAERKKKKPFVRRVLRDQSQQVRRTVQFAFLALNAWIAIEFLMWTRYFESQGATRYIERPAGVDGWLPIAGLMNLKYFFITRHIPAMHPSAMVLTAAFLLSSLLLKKTFCSWLCPIGTVSEYLWKLGRKLFRRNFTVPRWLDLPLRSLKYLLLAFFLFIVLSMSAQALNDFLLAPFGIIADVKMLNFFRHMSLIGIVIVALFVLLSVFIQNFWCRFLCPYGALMGLVSTLSPVRIRRDEEACIDCGKCTKACPSSLPVDRLIQIRSVECTSCMECVAACPAENALQLSLPPRAIHEGVGPANRWRKRALQPRVVAAALALLFFGLVGAARATGHWQTNISRDVYMRLVPHADEYGH, from the coding sequence ATGACGACCAGACCCTCGTATCCTCCTCTTGCGGTGGCAGTCGCAAACGAAACCGCGGAGAGAAAAAAGAAGAAGCCGTTTGTACGCCGGGTGTTGCGGGATCAGTCGCAGCAGGTTCGTCGTACGGTGCAATTCGCTTTTCTGGCCTTGAATGCCTGGATTGCGATTGAATTCCTGATGTGGACTCGCTATTTCGAGAGCCAGGGCGCGACCCGCTACATCGAGCGGCCTGCCGGAGTCGATGGATGGCTTCCTATCGCGGGCCTGATGAACCTGAAGTACTTCTTCATAACGCGGCACATTCCGGCAATGCACCCATCGGCTATGGTGCTCACCGCGGCCTTTCTGCTCTCCAGCCTGCTATTGAAGAAGACCTTCTGCTCGTGGCTCTGTCCTATTGGCACCGTCTCAGAATATCTATGGAAGCTGGGCCGCAAGCTCTTCCGCCGGAACTTCACCGTGCCCCGCTGGCTCGATCTTCCTTTGCGCAGCTTGAAATACCTGTTGCTGGCTTTCTTCCTCTTCATCGTCCTCAGCATGTCTGCCCAGGCTCTCAACGATTTTCTGCTTGCGCCCTTTGGCATCATCGCTGACGTAAAGATGCTGAACTTCTTCCGGCACATGAGCCTTATTGGAATCGTAATTGTCGCATTGTTTGTCCTCTTGTCCGTCTTCATCCAGAATTTCTGGTGCCGATTCCTCTGCCCATACGGGGCTTTAATGGGACTGGTTTCCACGTTGAGCCCGGTGAGAATTCGCCGGGACGAGGAAGCCTGCATCGATTGCGGCAAGTGCACGAAGGCATGCCCATCCAGCCTTCCAGTGGATCGCCTGATTCAGATCCGATCCGTCGAGTGCACGAGTTGCATGGAGTGTGTTGCAGCATGCCCTGCGGAAAACGCTCTGCAGCTATCGCTTCCGCCTCGCGCGATCCACGAGGGAGTAGGCCCTGCAAATCGATGGCGCAAGCGTGCCCTGCAGCCCAGGGTTGTGGCTGCTGCGCTGGCGCTGCTCTTCTTCGGACTGGTGGGGGCCGCTCGCGCAACCGGTCACTGGCAGACGAATATCTCCCGCGATGTCTATATGCGGCTGGTTCCGCACGCTGATGAATACGGACACTAG
- a CDS encoding ThuA domain-containing protein: protein MIRLISAVCGAMLVVAPYTHAASAAIQVMLLDGQSAGPYHAWQVTTPVLKKELEETGLFQVSVVTAPASADDLRNFQPDFSRYQVVVSNYDAQDWPASLESQFEDYVRNGGGLVVVHAADNAFPDWPGYNRMIGVGGWRGRDEKSGPLWYFQDGNLVSDTSAGKAGSHGERLPFLVTARALDHPIMKGLPPLWMHAPDELYAALRGPGRNMTVLATAYSEAENHGTGHDEPMLMVIQYGRGRVFHTTMGHDVAALSCVGFITTLQRGAEWVATGRVTQKPPATFPTTNTVSYRVDILRMDPKVAATSAIVPGTAPANQ, encoded by the coding sequence ATGATCCGACTCATAAGCGCAGTCTGTGGCGCCATGCTGGTGGTTGCGCCGTATACGCATGCCGCATCCGCGGCGATTCAGGTGATGCTGCTGGACGGCCAAAGTGCAGGGCCATACCACGCCTGGCAGGTGACTACGCCTGTACTCAAAAAGGAGTTGGAGGAGACAGGGTTGTTTCAGGTTTCAGTAGTCACAGCACCCGCGTCCGCAGACGACCTGCGCAATTTCCAACCTGACTTCAGCCGCTACCAGGTAGTGGTATCGAACTATGATGCACAGGACTGGCCTGCTTCGCTTGAATCGCAGTTTGAGGATTACGTCAGAAATGGCGGAGGTCTGGTCGTGGTTCATGCAGCGGACAATGCGTTCCCAGACTGGCCTGGCTATAACAGGATGATCGGCGTTGGCGGCTGGAGGGGGAGAGACGAAAAATCCGGACCGCTCTGGTATTTCCAGGATGGGAACCTGGTCTCCGACACATCGGCGGGAAAGGCGGGTTCTCACGGGGAACGGCTTCCCTTCCTCGTGACGGCGAGAGCGCTGGATCATCCCATCATGAAAGGATTGCCGCCACTGTGGATGCACGCACCCGATGAGCTCTACGCAGCGCTGCGCGGCCCCGGCAGGAACATGACTGTTTTGGCAACTGCATATTCCGAAGCGGAGAACCATGGAACGGGTCACGATGAACCAATGCTGATGGTGATCCAATATGGAAGAGGCCGCGTCTTCCATACAACGATGGGACACGATGTGGCGGCGCTAAGCTGTGTTGGATTTATCACCACGCTCCAACGAGGCGCAGAGTGGGTAGCCACAGGCAGAGTCACGCAGAAACCGCCTGCCACCTTCCCCACCACAAACACGGTCAGCTATCGGGTGGATATCCTTCGTATGGATCCCAAGGTGGCTGCAACGAGCGCAATCGTGCCCGGGACTGCTCCTGCAAATCAATAG
- a CDS encoding sugar phosphate isomerase/epimerase: MKVGVFTPLLSQLPLEGVLEKLKPLGIDLLELGTGNYPGDAHCKLSMVDNSSERAEFQEKLADYGVSISALSCHGNALHPNKKHAQQAREVSRKTILLAEKLGVPVVVDFSGCPGDSLNAIAPNWVTCPWPPEYREVLDWQWNEVVVPYWTEQGKFATEHGVKIAIEMHPGFVVYNPEAMLRLRSIAGPSVGCNLDPSHLFWQGIDPIGAIRILGDAIFHVHAKDTQLYPANLPRTGVLDTKPYTDERNRGWIFRTCGYGHGAEWWKEFASTLRMFGYDGVLSIEHEDSLLSAEEGLTRAIQFLNEIVIRDRRDAAWWV; encoded by the coding sequence ATGAAAGTCGGTGTATTCACGCCATTACTGTCCCAGCTTCCGCTGGAAGGTGTACTCGAAAAGTTGAAGCCGCTCGGCATTGACCTCCTCGAACTCGGCACAGGGAACTATCCTGGCGATGCGCACTGCAAGTTGTCGATGGTGGACAACAGCTCGGAGCGTGCGGAGTTCCAGGAAAAGCTTGCCGACTACGGTGTGAGCATCAGTGCCCTTAGTTGCCACGGCAACGCGCTGCATCCCAATAAGAAGCATGCGCAGCAGGCGCGGGAGGTAAGCCGCAAGACAATCCTGCTGGCCGAGAAGCTCGGGGTTCCTGTGGTCGTCGATTTTTCCGGCTGCCCAGGCGACTCGCTGAATGCGATTGCCCCGAACTGGGTAACCTGTCCGTGGCCACCGGAGTATCGCGAGGTTCTCGATTGGCAATGGAACGAAGTCGTTGTGCCCTACTGGACCGAACAGGGGAAATTTGCCACGGAGCATGGCGTCAAGATCGCGATCGAGATGCATCCCGGCTTCGTTGTCTACAATCCGGAGGCGATGCTGCGGCTGCGTTCGATTGCCGGTCCCTCCGTGGGTTGCAATTTGGACCCCAGCCATCTGTTCTGGCAGGGCATTGATCCGATTGGGGCAATCCGCATCCTGGGCGATGCGATTTTTCATGTCCACGCTAAGGATACGCAACTCTATCCAGCAAATTTGCCCCGAACCGGCGTGCTTGACACCAAGCCATATACGGACGAACGCAACCGGGGCTGGATCTTCCGTACATGCGGCTATGGCCATGGAGCGGAGTGGTGGAAGGAGTTTGCATCCACACTCCGAATGTTTGGCTACGATGGCGTACTTTCCATCGAGCATGAGGATAGCCTGCTGTCTGCCGAAGAAGGGTTGACCAGGGCTATCCAGTTCCTGAACGAAATCGTGATTCGGGACAGGCGCGATGCAGCATGGTGGGTATAA
- a CDS encoding O-acetyl-ADP-ribose deacetylase → MAQLEAIQGDITRLAVDAIVNAANTSLLGGGGVDGAIHRAAGPELLVACRKLHGCITGDAKATPGFHLPARWIFHAVGPVWRGGDHQEDDLLASCYRRSLELAREHEVKSIGFPAISTGVYGFPSERAAKIAFDTVKKFAEPNGVETVKFVCFDSGTLSIYRDLLHAA, encoded by the coding sequence ATGGCACAGCTTGAGGCTATACAAGGTGACATTACCCGGCTGGCGGTAGATGCAATCGTCAATGCAGCAAATACCTCCCTGCTGGGAGGAGGCGGAGTCGATGGCGCAATTCATCGTGCCGCGGGGCCGGAGCTGCTCGTTGCCTGCCGCAAGCTGCATGGCTGTATAACCGGCGACGCTAAGGCGACGCCAGGGTTTCATCTGCCTGCCAGATGGATCTTTCACGCCGTAGGCCCGGTATGGAGAGGTGGCGATCATCAGGAGGATGACCTGCTGGCAAGTTGCTATCGGCGCTCCCTCGAGCTCGCCCGCGAGCACGAGGTGAAGTCCATCGGGTTTCCTGCGATCAGCACCGGGGTTTATGGCTTTCCTTCCGAGCGGGCGGCGAAGATTGCCTTCGATACCGTGAAGAAGTTTGCGGAGCCGAATGGTGTGGAGACGGTCAAGTTCGTCTGCTTTGACAGCGGCACTTTGTCGATCTATCGAGATCTGCTTCATGCTGCTTGA
- a CDS encoding MFS transporter: MQTRLTNHSTRSTLSQIPAGVWVLGCVSLLMDISSEMIHSLLPLFMVTVLGASAVGVGLIEGLAESTALIVKVFSGVFSDYLGKRKALAVLGYALGAFTKPLFAIAPTLGVVLTARLLDRVGKGVRGAPRDALVADITPPNLRGAAFGLRQSLDTVGAFLGPLLAVGLMLLWANNFRAVFWVAVIPGLMSVSLLFFGLREPEHRQAENRTNPIRRENLKRLGVAYWWVVGIGAIFTLARFSEAFLVLRARQGGVPLALVPLVMVAMNVIYALTAYPFGKLSDKMSHAKLLALGLVVLIASDLILAINDHWLSVLAGVALWGVHMGMTQGLLATMVADTAPADLRGTAYGFFNLMSGFALLLSSVLAGWLWDRLGASFTFYAGAGFCVMALAGLSTGVRTMRATRKDDSAA, encoded by the coding sequence TTGCAAACCCGGCTGACCAATCACTCGACAAGGAGCACGTTAAGCCAGATCCCCGCCGGCGTCTGGGTACTCGGCTGCGTCAGCCTGCTGATGGATATCTCTTCGGAGATGATCCACAGCCTGTTGCCGCTCTTCATGGTCACGGTTCTGGGAGCCAGCGCCGTGGGTGTCGGCCTGATCGAAGGTCTGGCCGAATCCACCGCTCTGATCGTCAAGGTCTTCTCCGGTGTGTTCAGCGATTATCTCGGCAAGCGCAAGGCGCTGGCTGTACTTGGCTATGCCCTTGGCGCATTCACAAAGCCGTTATTCGCGATTGCGCCTACTCTGGGCGTCGTCCTTACCGCGCGTCTTCTGGATAGGGTCGGCAAGGGGGTGCGCGGTGCGCCACGGGACGCCCTGGTTGCGGATATTACGCCTCCGAATCTGCGCGGCGCGGCATTCGGCCTTCGCCAGTCTCTCGATACCGTCGGAGCATTTCTCGGTCCCTTGCTGGCCGTTGGACTGATGTTGCTATGGGCCAATAACTTTCGCGCTGTGTTCTGGGTGGCCGTGATTCCTGGCCTGATGTCGGTCTCCCTGCTTTTCTTTGGCCTGCGCGAACCGGAGCATCGCCAGGCGGAAAATCGCACGAACCCAATCCGGCGGGAAAATCTGAAGCGTCTCGGAGTTGCCTACTGGTGGGTAGTCGGCATTGGCGCAATCTTCACTCTGGCCCGGTTCAGTGAGGCGTTTCTCGTTCTGCGCGCACGGCAGGGCGGAGTTCCCCTTGCCCTCGTGCCGCTCGTTATGGTGGCGATGAATGTGATCTACGCCCTGACGGCTTATCCATTCGGCAAGCTCTCGGACAAGATGAGCCATGCAAAGCTATTGGCGCTGGGATTGGTTGTGCTGATAGCCTCCGATCTGATCCTGGCCATCAACGATCACTGGCTCTCCGTTTTAGCCGGAGTTGCCCTGTGGGGCGTTCATATGGGCATGACGCAAGGTCTGCTCGCGACCATGGTGGCAGATACAGCGCCGGCCGATCTGCGCGGCACGGCATACGGATTCTTCAACCTGATGAGCGGGTTTGCCCTGCTGCTGTCGAGCGTGCTGGCAGGATGGTTGTGGGACAGGCTTGGTGCTTCCTTCACCTTCTACGCAGGTGCGGGATTTTGCGTGATGGCGCTGGCGGGCCTGTCCACCGGCGTTCGAACCATGCGTGCGACCAGGAAGGATGACTCCGCAGCATAA
- a CDS encoding sigma-70 family RNA polymerase sigma factor: protein MQFQTFDAAYIKKLQEGDARTQEHFVRYFSELIHLKLRSRLKSRDAIEDVCQETFTRVLTALRSEGAIRQPERLGAYVNSVCNNVLLEYYRAGSRSDPIDEVTEATVASPEPNALNILLSKDSERVVRRILAEMPSRDLKLLRGVLLEERDKEDVCRELGVDREYLRVLIHRAKLSFKNVYLKRFGAGRPY, encoded by the coding sequence TTGCAATTCCAGACCTTCGATGCGGCATACATCAAGAAGCTGCAGGAGGGAGATGCCCGGACACAAGAGCATTTTGTCAGGTACTTCAGTGAGCTGATTCACCTTAAGCTGCGTTCTCGCCTGAAATCCCGCGATGCGATCGAGGATGTGTGTCAGGAGACCTTTACCCGCGTTCTGACGGCCTTGCGTAGCGAGGGAGCAATCCGCCAGCCCGAACGCCTGGGAGCCTACGTCAACTCCGTTTGCAACAATGTCCTGCTGGAGTACTACCGCGCGGGAAGCCGCAGTGACCCTATAGACGAGGTGACCGAGGCCACCGTTGCGTCGCCGGAACCGAATGCTCTCAATATTTTGCTCTCAAAAGACTCTGAGCGCGTGGTGCGGCGGATTCTCGCTGAGATGCCTTCGCGCGACCTGAAACTGCTACGAGGAGTTTTACTGGAGGAAAGAGATAAGGAAGATGTTTGCAGGGAACTTGGAGTTGACCGCGAGTATCTAAGGGTTCTCATCCACCGTGCCAAACTCTCGTTCAAAAATGTGTATCTCAAAAGGTTTGGTGCGGGCAGACCCTATTAA
- a CDS encoding zf-HC2 domain-containing protein, which yields MDHRDVARSSIIEKYLLKELSPEECDEFEAHFFDCEECAQDLRLTDAFLEQVRRELKIPLEQVAPQALEQGQASRQGKGLPSFLRPVWLIPALAVLLLVIVYQNLFLYPGLKHQVATLGKPEILSSLSLVNGVSRGGSIPAMEVRNLQPFLLQVDIPGEEGFSNYLCSLYSPSGKLLWQSEVSKDQARDSVSIRVLPTEEMNGLNLLLVQGVSVSGQRKTPVDLVRYRFQLTFQK from the coding sequence ATGGACCATCGGGACGTCGCAAGAAGTTCCATTATCGAAAAATATCTGCTCAAGGAGCTGTCTCCCGAAGAATGCGACGAGTTTGAGGCTCACTTCTTTGATTGCGAAGAGTGTGCACAGGATTTGCGCCTGACGGATGCTTTTCTTGAGCAGGTCCGGAGAGAACTGAAGATCCCTCTGGAGCAGGTGGCGCCGCAAGCGTTGGAACAAGGGCAGGCATCAAGACAAGGGAAAGGCCTTCCATCCTTCCTGCGCCCGGTCTGGTTGATTCCAGCGCTGGCCGTCCTGCTGTTGGTGATCGTTTATCAGAATCTCTTCCTGTATCCCGGATTGAAGCACCAGGTTGCCACCCTTGGAAAACCGGAGATTCTGTCCTCGCTCTCCCTGGTGAATGGCGTCAGTCGAGGGGGTTCAATCCCTGCTATGGAGGTTCGGAACCTCCAGCCATTTCTGCTGCAGGTGGATATCCCGGGCGAGGAGGGCTTTTCAAACTATCTGTGCTCCCTGTATTCTCCGTCCGGAAAGCTGCTCTGGCAAAGTGAGGTTTCGAAGGATCAAGCCAGGGATTCTGTTTCGATTCGTGTTCTTCCCACGGAGGAGATGAATGGACTGAACCTCCTCCTGGTGCAGGGAGTCTCAGTGTCGGGCCAGCGAAAGACCCCAGTTGATCTGGTGCGCTATCGCTTTCAATTGACGTTCCAGAAGTGA
- a CDS encoding choice-of-anchor P family protein codes for MEASKRVHYYHADASSFGGVLEHPVKKVVPSQAAVSLPAAGGYTSTRSGAFNFEEIASCGGAFTHASGGMSLKNGAWTTLVTSAVENLNILEVVTADRVVAQISIEHPVEGHDPKVTFVGSHFQNLRIGGVPVEPAMNLGLLTPETGYPGCPWTRHEGFLKRVRDQHHQRTKGKKVPAWAVERYAWVESQQGIEERGHVVCSLVDSLKGEIPGKTFGHVVEIEEFGRFFFGEVVVAQGGFQLTMVRAELGCAVHGSLGVASARGNGHTYP; via the coding sequence ATGGAAGCTAGCAAGAGAGTCCACTACTACCACGCTGATGCCAGTTCTTTCGGGGGAGTTCTTGAGCACCCCGTAAAAAAGGTCGTCCCCTCGCAAGCTGCCGTCTCACTTCCTGCTGCCGGAGGCTATACCTCCACGCGGTCCGGAGCCTTTAATTTCGAAGAAATAGCCTCGTGCGGCGGGGCGTTCACGCATGCCTCCGGGGGCATGAGCCTGAAAAACGGCGCGTGGACCACTCTTGTCACCTCAGCCGTTGAAAATTTGAATATTCTAGAGGTGGTTACAGCGGATCGTGTCGTTGCCCAGATATCCATTGAGCATCCAGTGGAAGGGCACGATCCCAAGGTGACCTTTGTAGGCTCTCACTTTCAGAATCTGCGCATTGGTGGTGTTCCGGTCGAGCCCGCAATGAACCTGGGGCTGCTGACGCCGGAAACAGGGTATCCGGGGTGTCCCTGGACCCGGCACGAAGGATTCTTGAAGAGGGTGCGGGATCAGCATCACCAGAGAACCAAAGGCAAGAAGGTTCCAGCCTGGGCAGTCGAACGCTATGCCTGGGTAGAGTCGCAACAGGGAATCGAGGAAAGAGGCCACGTCGTATGTTCTCTCGTCGACAGCTTGAAGGGAGAGATTCCCGGGAAGACCTTCGGGCACGTGGTCGAGATCGAGGAGTTTGGCCGGTTCTTTTTTGGCGAGGTCGTCGTCGCCCAGGGGGGCTTCCAGTTGACCATGGTTCGCGCCGAACTGGGTTGCGCGGTGCACGGTTCTCTGGGTGTCGCCTCGGCTCGCGGAAACGGTCATACCTATCCATAG
- a CDS encoding CHAT domain-containing protein, with amino-acid sequence MQKHLLAGNLAVAEREAHKAQAQFLGSEPEWAWKFRSLEAKAVILQGRSQDALKLWTDPLPASLENGDVAIERDMNRALAWARMGQFPEASDALAHAQKLVDQNHSPLRAELLSTRGVVDIEKENLDDAESMFRQGLDLARQQDNRFLESTLDLNIGVVALHREHYDEALYWSHAASKLARTLEAGLILEKALANEGWAYYKLGDFERSLANSQEAAAQAEKLGSAFDQVTWLNNAGLAMVALHDYKAADTYYKKSLAIAEATQNRVQMLDAHVALAFEMLQQGQAAWAKIHIDRALDLAKSAGNQSAELEPLFLNAVLATRNSRLADAEATLKTVYASPNLTPSLRWEVEDAFANVYARQEDPKRAEEWYLRSIATFESQRSSLHDEENRLPFFSNANQLYLDYVEFLVKAGKAAQALQILDDSRARTLEEGLGITPRSSTARAGKSLEQESRRIEPRIIAKSLDGTVLEYLLGPNRSYLWAVTPTAIRLFNLPGQSEIDTHVEEYQREITNSTDVLAKHAAAGEWLYANLVAPAQALIPRYSRVFLIPDGSLNKVNFETFLTPDPSPHFWLEDATLTTANSLRLLRTFRSHPARTKTPNLLLIGDPIPPAEEFADLPNGPEEIASISSHFSAGNRKVLTKEQASPQGYFANQPGQYQFIHFVAHGIASQLSPLDSAVVLSRTSDRPDDFKLYARNIVHFPLRSELVTISACYGSGTKAYSGEGLVGLSWAFLRAGSHNVIGAMWAVSDASTPQLMDRLYKSLEKGTPPDVALREAKLSLAHSTDIYRKPLYWGAFQLYAGA; translated from the coding sequence GTGCAGAAGCATCTACTTGCCGGCAATCTGGCCGTAGCGGAGCGCGAGGCTCATAAGGCCCAGGCGCAATTCCTGGGCTCGGAGCCGGAGTGGGCCTGGAAGTTTCGCAGCCTTGAGGCAAAAGCGGTCATCCTGCAGGGGCGAAGCCAGGATGCCCTCAAGCTGTGGACCGATCCCTTGCCAGCGTCCTTGGAAAATGGGGATGTAGCCATAGAGCGCGATATGAATCGGGCGCTGGCCTGGGCTCGCATGGGCCAGTTTCCCGAGGCATCGGACGCGCTCGCGCATGCCCAGAAGCTTGTCGATCAGAATCATTCCCCCCTGCGTGCCGAGCTTTTGAGCACTCGCGGGGTTGTCGATATCGAAAAAGAGAATCTGGACGACGCAGAATCCATGTTCCGGCAGGGACTGGACCTCGCCAGGCAACAAGACAATCGCTTTCTGGAGTCGACGCTCGATCTGAATATTGGCGTAGTTGCTCTCCACCGGGAGCATTATGATGAGGCGCTTTACTGGTCTCATGCTGCCTCCAAGCTGGCCCGCACCCTGGAGGCCGGGTTAATCCTCGAAAAAGCCCTGGCAAACGAGGGATGGGCGTACTACAAACTGGGCGACTTTGAGCGCTCGCTGGCAAATTCGCAGGAGGCCGCGGCCCAGGCCGAAAAGCTGGGATCTGCATTCGATCAGGTTACCTGGCTCAACAATGCCGGCCTCGCAATGGTCGCACTCCACGACTACAAGGCCGCGGATACCTACTACAAGAAATCGCTCGCCATTGCGGAAGCAACGCAGAACCGGGTGCAGATGCTCGACGCCCATGTAGCGCTGGCTTTCGAGATGCTGCAACAGGGGCAAGCCGCCTGGGCCAAGATTCATATCGACCGTGCGCTCGATCTGGCGAAATCGGCAGGGAACCAGTCTGCGGAGCTTGAGCCGCTCTTTCTGAATGCTGTGCTTGCCACCCGTAACTCGCGACTGGCCGATGCTGAAGCGACTCTGAAGACCGTCTACGCCTCTCCCAATTTGACGCCCTCGCTGCGCTGGGAGGTGGAGGATGCCTTCGCCAACGTGTATGCGAGGCAGGAGGACCCGAAGAGAGCCGAAGAGTGGTATCTGCGATCGATCGCCACCTTCGAGAGTCAGCGATCCTCACTTCATGACGAAGAGAATCGCCTGCCATTCTTCTCCAATGCCAATCAGCTTTACCTGGATTATGTAGAGTTTCTGGTCAAGGCCGGCAAAGCTGCGCAGGCACTCCAGATCCTCGACGACAGTCGCGCGCGTACTCTGGAGGAGGGCTTGGGAATTACTCCTCGGAGCAGCACCGCCAGAGCGGGCAAGTCTCTTGAGCAGGAATCACGCCGAATCGAGCCGCGAATCATCGCAAAATCGCTCGACGGCACCGTGCTGGAGTACCTTCTAGGTCCCAACCGCTCCTACCTATGGGCGGTTACGCCCACGGCGATTCGCCTCTTTAATCTGCCTGGACAATCTGAGATCGACACCCATGTGGAGGAGTATCAGCGGGAGATTACAAATTCAACCGATGTTCTGGCGAAGCACGCCGCCGCAGGGGAGTGGCTTTACGCCAATCTTGTAGCTCCCGCCCAGGCGCTGATTCCGCGGTACTCCAGGGTCTTCCTGATTCCTGACGGAAGCCTGAATAAGGTCAACTTCGAGACATTTCTGACGCCCGATCCAAGTCCGCACTTTTGGCTGGAAGACGCCACTCTGACGACAGCGAATTCACTGCGGCTCTTGAGAACCTTCCGCTCGCATCCTGCCAGGACGAAGACGCCGAATCTGCTCCTGATCGGCGATCCGATACCCCCCGCGGAGGAGTTTGCCGATCTGCCGAATGGACCGGAGGAGATCGCCAGTATCTCGAGCCATTTTTCTGCCGGGAACCGCAAAGTTCTGACAAAAGAGCAGGCCTCTCCGCAGGGATATTTTGCAAATCAGCCCGGCCAGTATCAATTCATTCACTTTGTTGCGCATGGAATCGCCAGCCAACTGAGTCCGCTGGATTCCGCGGTGGTGCTGTCGCGTACCTCCGATCGCCCCGACGACTTCAAGCTTTACGCGAGAAACATCGTCCATTTTCCTCTCCGCTCAGAGCTTGTTACGATCTCTGCCTGCTACGGCTCGGGTACGAAGGCCTATTCCGGAGAGGGTCTGGTCGGACTCTCCTGGGCCTTTCTTCGAGCGGGCTCGCATAACGTCATTGGAGCGATGTGGGCGGTCAGCGATGCCTCAACTCCCCAGTTGATGGATCGACTCTACAAATCGCTCGAAAAGGGTACTCCCCCGGACGTAGCCCTGCGCGAAGCCAAACTTTCGTTGGCGCACTCTACGGACATCTACCGCAAGCCGCTGTATTGGGGAGCCTTCCAACTTTACGCCGGCGCATAA
- a CDS encoding LacI family DNA-binding transcriptional regulator has translation MKAYGSPPTLSDVARKAGVGITTVSRVVNGGDQVSPQTLQRVKKVIQQMGFIPNQAARVLKGERTKIIGILIPSIADPFFSTCAEAAQQIARANDSLLIVAGTNNDPRLEMESIRLLLRHSADGLLLVPANDQNSELAAFLNSMSAAAVAFDRPVFSSRIGSVVTDNLEAAYRATQHLIQHGHQRILCLCGESQLYTLRERISGYRKAMEEARLPSLVDMNVKDYRSAEYAIESHLSSDFPPDAILTLKNSTTIYAFETLQKLEVPIPQKIALMGFDDFELAGTLRPSISVVQQPAEDLGRVAAELLFEQILNRHKTKRVSTPKRGSQIKLESRLVLRASCGCKVAS, from the coding sequence ATGAAAGCATACGGTTCACCCCCCACTCTCTCCGATGTTGCGCGCAAGGCAGGTGTAGGCATAACGACGGTCTCCCGCGTTGTGAATGGCGGGGACCAGGTGAGCCCGCAGACTTTGCAGCGCGTCAAGAAAGTAATTCAGCAGATGGGCTTTATACCCAATCAGGCCGCGAGGGTTCTGAAAGGGGAACGCACCAAGATCATCGGCATTCTCATTCCCAGCATTGCCGACCCATTCTTCTCCACCTGTGCGGAGGCCGCGCAACAGATTGCGCGCGCTAACGACAGTCTGCTTATCGTAGCGGGAACGAACAACGACCCACGCCTGGAGATGGAGAGCATCCGGCTGCTGCTGCGCCATAGCGCGGATGGTCTCCTCCTGGTCCCGGCCAACGATCAGAACAGTGAGTTAGCGGCCTTTCTGAACTCGATGTCTGCTGCGGCAGTCGCCTTTGACCGGCCCGTCTTCTCGTCCAGGATCGGATCGGTCGTCACCGACAATCTTGAGGCTGCCTATAGGGCCACCCAGCACCTGATCCAGCATGGGCATCAGCGGATTCTTTGCCTGTGCGGCGAGTCGCAGCTCTATACGCTGCGCGAGCGCATTAGCGGATACCGGAAGGCCATGGAGGAAGCTCGCCTTCCTTCGCTGGTTGATATGAATGTCAAGGATTACCGGTCGGCGGAATACGCCATTGAGAGCCACCTTTCCAGCGACTTTCCGCCCGATGCCATCCTGACGCTGAAGAACAGCACGACGATCTATGCCTTTGAAACACTACAGAAGCTCGAAGTTCCCATTCCCCAGAAAATCGCGCTGATGGGGTTTGACGACTTCGAACTCGCCGGAACTCTTCGTCCCTCCATCAGCGTTGTGCAGCAACCGGCCGAAGACCTGGGACGCGTCGCGGCAGAGCTTTTGTTTGAACAGATCCTGAACCGGCATAAGACAAAACGCGTCAGCACGCCGAAGCGGGGATCCCAGATCAAGCTGGAATCGCGACTCGTGCTGCGCGCCTCCTGCGGCTGTAAGGTGGCGTCCTAG